In Persicimonas caeni, a single window of DNA contains:
- a CDS encoding phage late control D family protein yields the protein MTQGDKIYEGRAFWRPTFEVRLGGESLDRQVVRDVISVSYTDSLDALDTCQLTLNNWDEANRRFKYSDSGLFDPGTSIEVYMGYLDDPMASGQKSPLQLMLRGTITSMQPSFPAGGQPTIQIRALNELYRLHFKQKTETYSERTDTQIARDILKSLEADMQAQASAVGKTPPRLELKTNPNQEAAEDTIPYVAVENEYPILFLMKRARRNGYDLYIEEVDDGEQTKSLLHFHPPVDGTPPAYELKWGESLVSFSPTLRTKNQVAKVKVRGWNPTQTKEPIEAEATREDLPFAPLLAAEDLAAVDGALAGSEEVVADRPIYNEREAKELAKEILANKLKDMVTASGSTVGLPKLRAGRAVYIRNLGRRFSGRYLVTSSTHTIGDGGYTTDFEARKEDRKTAKAEGEEVES from the coding sequence GTGACTCAGGGCGACAAAATCTACGAGGGCCGTGCGTTCTGGAGGCCCACCTTCGAAGTGCGCCTGGGCGGCGAGTCGCTCGACCGGCAGGTGGTGCGCGACGTCATCAGCGTCAGCTACACCGACTCGCTCGATGCGCTCGACACCTGCCAGTTGACCTTGAACAACTGGGACGAGGCCAACCGCAGGTTCAAGTATAGCGACAGTGGGCTATTCGACCCCGGCACCTCCATCGAGGTGTATATGGGCTACCTCGACGACCCGATGGCCAGCGGTCAAAAGTCGCCGCTGCAGTTGATGCTGCGCGGCACGATCACCTCGATGCAGCCCTCGTTTCCGGCCGGCGGGCAGCCGACCATCCAGATCCGCGCGCTCAACGAGCTGTACCGGCTGCACTTCAAGCAGAAGACCGAGACTTACAGCGAGCGCACGGACACCCAGATCGCCCGGGATATCCTGAAGTCGCTCGAAGCCGACATGCAGGCGCAGGCAAGCGCGGTGGGCAAGACCCCGCCGCGGCTGGAGCTGAAGACCAACCCGAATCAAGAGGCCGCCGAAGACACGATTCCGTACGTCGCCGTGGAGAACGAGTATCCGATCCTGTTTTTGATGAAGCGCGCGCGGCGAAACGGCTACGACCTGTATATCGAGGAGGTCGACGACGGCGAGCAGACCAAGTCGCTGTTGCACTTCCACCCGCCGGTCGACGGCACGCCGCCGGCCTACGAGCTGAAGTGGGGCGAGAGCTTGGTGAGCTTTTCACCGACGCTGCGCACCAAAAATCAGGTCGCCAAGGTCAAGGTGCGTGGGTGGAATCCGACGCAGACCAAAGAGCCGATCGAGGCCGAGGCGACGCGCGAGGATCTGCCGTTCGCGCCGCTGTTGGCCGCCGAGGATTTGGCCGCCGTCGACGGCGCGCTCGCCGGCAGCGAAGAGGTCGTGGCCGACCGGCCGATCTACAACGAGCGCGAGGCCAAGGAGCTGGCCAAAGAGATCTTGGCCAACAAGCTCAAGGACATGGTCACCGCGTCTGGAAGCACGGTCGGGCTTCCCAAGCTTCGGGCCGGGCGCGCGGTCTATATCCGCAACCTGGGGCGGCGCTTCAGCGGGCGTTATCTGGTCACCAGCAGCACGCACACCATCGGTGACGGCGGGTACACCACCGACTTCGAGGCGAGAAAAGAGGACCGCAAGACGGCCAAGGCCGAGGGCGAGGAGGTCGAATCGTGA
- a CDS encoding phage baseplate assembly protein V — protein MRERRISGVVPGVVKSLEDPDKLGRVKVEVRQWGDQVETYWARVASPMAGSSRGMQFMPEKEDEVLLSFDRGDIRMPYIVGYLWNGPEPPVHAEEPSRRVIRTVKGHELEFDDRDGEERIAIRFRGAEPLIEMSESGITLKVDDANKIELTSSGIKIIGTRIDLNP, from the coding sequence GTGAGGGAGCGTCGCATCAGTGGAGTGGTCCCCGGGGTGGTCAAGAGCCTCGAAGATCCCGACAAGCTCGGCCGGGTCAAGGTCGAGGTGCGCCAGTGGGGCGACCAGGTCGAGACCTATTGGGCACGGGTGGCCTCACCGATGGCGGGCAGCTCGCGTGGCATGCAGTTCATGCCCGAGAAGGAAGACGAGGTGCTGCTGTCGTTCGACCGCGGCGATATCCGCATGCCCTATATCGTCGGCTACCTGTGGAACGGTCCCGAGCCGCCGGTGCACGCCGAAGAGCCCTCGCGCCGCGTGATTCGCACCGTCAAAGGCCACGAGCTCGAGTTCGACGACCGCGACGGCGAGGAGCGCATCGCGATTCGGTTTCGGGGCGCCGAGCCCCTCATCGAGATGAGTGAGTCGGGCATCACCCTGAAGGTCGACGACGCGAACAAGATCGAGCTGACCTCGAGCGGCATCAAGATCATCGGCACGCGCATCGACTTGAATCCTTAA
- a CDS encoding DUF2169 domain-containing protein, whose amino-acid sequence MEVVGHPALSARLVMGHRVWGGAPQAVLTAVAKASYAVGAGGELTRVAPADLVMTEQVYNGGADRDEQVVRYESDLVPYKPKADLVVLGEAGGGVSRWVEWLATGGKSLSRDSRDTHWGPSMNPALVTFGWLRADLEPRLLNAGSDLENFDPAQLLPDDFSNAFYNAGVCADMRPPYSNSEPPFDHLSPDQSVHVLSFRDPNDDGSWDDMEGVALRTPAVFPGAHIERRSGGQVSLDMRLDTFVYDRSAAHLDLVWRGALAYAPADLADFGKLVFDWEDA is encoded by the coding sequence GTGGAAGTTGTCGGACATCCAGCGTTGAGCGCACGGCTGGTGATGGGCCATCGCGTGTGGGGCGGCGCCCCTCAGGCGGTGCTCACCGCCGTGGCCAAGGCGAGTTACGCGGTGGGCGCGGGCGGCGAGTTGACCCGCGTGGCGCCAGCCGATCTCGTGATGACCGAGCAGGTTTACAATGGCGGGGCCGATCGCGACGAACAGGTGGTCCGCTACGAGAGCGACCTGGTGCCCTACAAGCCCAAGGCAGACTTGGTCGTTCTGGGCGAGGCGGGCGGAGGCGTAAGTCGTTGGGTCGAGTGGTTGGCGACGGGCGGTAAGTCGTTGAGCCGCGACTCGAGAGACACGCATTGGGGGCCGTCGATGAACCCTGCGCTGGTGACCTTCGGCTGGCTGCGCGCCGATCTCGAGCCGCGCCTGCTGAACGCCGGCAGCGACTTGGAGAACTTCGACCCGGCCCAGCTCCTGCCAGACGACTTTTCGAACGCGTTTTATAACGCCGGAGTCTGCGCCGACATGCGGCCGCCATACTCGAACTCCGAGCCGCCCTTCGATCATCTTTCGCCTGACCAGAGCGTGCACGTGCTGTCGTTTCGCGACCCGAACGACGACGGCTCGTGGGACGACATGGAGGGGGTCGCATTGCGCACGCCTGCGGTCTTTCCCGGTGCGCATATCGAGCGGCGTAGCGGCGGCCAAGTTTCGCTAGACATGCGCCTGGATACTTTCGTGTACGACCGCAGCGCCGCGCACCTCGACTTGGTGTGGCGCGGGGCCTTGGCCTACGCGCCGGCCGACTTGGCCGATTTTGGCAAGCTCGTCTTCGACTGGGAGGACGCCTGA
- a CDS encoding DUF4150 domain-containing protein, whose protein sequence is MFPITTNRAGFICLAFPDVCKTPTPGGEVPIPYPNVGQFSQAEQVSEDVFVGGKAVVTEASYIDPTTGDEPGTGGGVVDAGKHMDQATFEPPTSREVYVNGQRVVCMFDSTKQNGENARGTVLGGEPTVLVGGGGA, encoded by the coding sequence ATGTTTCCGATCACCACAAATCGCGCCGGGTTTATCTGCCTGGCTTTTCCCGATGTGTGCAAGACGCCGACGCCTGGCGGCGAGGTGCCCATCCCCTATCCGAACGTCGGCCAGTTTTCGCAGGCCGAGCAGGTCTCCGAAGACGTCTTCGTCGGAGGTAAAGCCGTGGTCACCGAGGCGAGCTACATCGATCCGACCACCGGCGACGAGCCAGGCACCGGTGGTGGCGTGGTCGATGCCGGAAAGCATATGGACCAAGCGACCTTCGAGCCGCCGACGTCGCGCGAGGTCTACGTCAACGGCCAGCGGGTGGTTTGCATGTTCGATTCGACGAAGCAAAACGGCGAGAACGCCCGCGGCACCGTGCTCGGCGGCGAGCCGACGGTGCTCGTCGGTGGAGGTGGCGCGTGA
- a CDS encoding GPW/gp25 family protein, with protein MSSNFDDSILGTGWRFPVDVGGRGGFRLAKGADAIAQSIWLIVSTSPGERMMRPEFGCAIHDFVFAPNNAGTRAAIAHHVQEALVRWEPRIDVIDVRATSDAERPNLLRVEIDYRVRANNAVHNLVYPFFLQE; from the coding sequence GTGAGCTCGAACTTCGACGATTCCATCTTGGGCACCGGCTGGCGCTTTCCGGTCGACGTGGGCGGCCGCGGTGGGTTTCGCCTGGCCAAAGGGGCCGACGCCATCGCCCAGTCGATCTGGCTGATCGTGTCGACGTCTCCCGGCGAGCGCATGATGCGCCCGGAGTTCGGCTGCGCGATCCACGACTTTGTGTTCGCGCCCAACAACGCCGGCACGCGTGCGGCCATCGCCCACCACGTCCAAGAGGCGCTGGTGCGCTGGGAGCCGCGCATCGACGTCATCGACGTGCGCGCCACCAGTGACGCCGAGCGCCCCAACCTGTTGCGCGTCGAGATCGACTACCGCGTGCGCGCCAACAACGCGGTGCACAATCTCGTCTATCCGTTCTTTTTGCAGGAGTAA
- a CDS encoding putative baseplate assembly protein, with protein sequence MPLTPPKLDDRDFEALFREARNRIPQYLPEWTDWNESDPGITLLQLQSWLAETILYRLNQVPELHYVKMLELLGEELLAAQPAVAHLTFEAKPDAGSEVVVPPRTRVAVDDPDLDAPLYFETETSLVALTATLDKVIRLEDARLSAQTYRSQPELMQDVSEQNGEDARAWAPFGEAAAEIGRQAMPALLLGFKSKQPFTRQDFALHVVPPDARRLLDEPQGRTSPPAPDGEAFRLEADVDWGFFDGKRWRRAVVLDDSSRGLSRTGYVRLRVTGPLPQLPLSQLGYVEASDDEESYYWLRARLSGGHYPTAPELDRIVTNTVRATASVTVYDESLGASDGTPNQVFALANRPVLGAIELEVPELDGEPWMEVDDFYASSPHDRHYVVNRTRGEILFGDGRRGRIPPATADAVIAREYRYGGGAVGNVGAQTITTLFDHPRGISGVTNHRPSDGGRDEETLDEAKMRVAHTMRNGDRAVTLSDFEQLALQAGSLARAHAFAALTPGPDGQTAGRRIEVVIVPMGDGDHPEPSPTLLEEVTRYLDGRRLVTTELCVRGPTYVPVDLAVEVRAQPTADLAAIREEVDRRLRAYLHPLDGGRDAGGWPFGRDVYYSELLREVMLVDGVGHVADLVLTRLVEAYDEAPTQAQMDAARDGLPSLSKPGCAPQIDVLDTTELDDQGEPTLRYYVTASWRCCDLPVEAGALIDVRQIEVAVRYVYEEGR encoded by the coding sequence ATGCCGTTGACCCCACCCAAGCTCGACGATCGCGACTTCGAGGCCTTGTTCCGCGAGGCTCGAAACCGCATCCCGCAGTATCTGCCTGAGTGGACCGACTGGAACGAGAGCGACCCGGGCATCACGCTGCTGCAATTGCAGTCGTGGCTGGCCGAGACGATCCTGTATCGGCTCAACCAGGTGCCCGAGCTGCACTACGTCAAGATGCTCGAGCTGCTCGGCGAGGAGCTCTTGGCCGCCCAGCCGGCGGTGGCGCACCTGACCTTCGAGGCCAAGCCCGACGCGGGCTCGGAGGTGGTCGTACCGCCGCGCACGCGCGTGGCCGTCGACGACCCCGACCTCGACGCGCCACTCTATTTCGAGACCGAGACCTCCTTGGTGGCGTTGACGGCGACCCTCGACAAGGTCATTCGCCTCGAAGACGCCCGTCTGAGCGCGCAGACCTATCGCAGCCAGCCCGAGTTGATGCAGGACGTCAGCGAGCAGAACGGAGAGGACGCGCGCGCCTGGGCACCGTTTGGCGAGGCCGCCGCCGAGATCGGGCGCCAGGCGATGCCGGCGCTGCTGCTCGGCTTCAAGTCGAAGCAGCCGTTCACCCGCCAGGACTTCGCGTTGCATGTCGTGCCCCCCGATGCGCGCCGCCTGCTCGACGAGCCGCAGGGGCGTACCTCGCCGCCGGCGCCCGACGGCGAAGCGTTTCGGCTCGAGGCCGACGTCGACTGGGGGTTCTTCGACGGCAAGCGCTGGCGTCGCGCGGTCGTCCTCGACGATTCGAGCCGCGGCTTGTCGCGCACCGGCTACGTGCGCCTGCGCGTGACCGGGCCGTTGCCGCAGTTGCCGCTGTCGCAACTCGGCTATGTGGAGGCGAGCGACGACGAGGAGAGCTACTATTGGCTTCGAGCGCGGCTCAGCGGCGGGCACTATCCGACGGCCCCCGAGCTCGATCGCATCGTGACCAACACCGTGCGCGCGACCGCGTCGGTGACCGTGTACGACGAATCGTTGGGCGCCAGCGATGGCACCCCCAACCAGGTCTTCGCGCTCGCCAACCGCCCGGTGCTCGGCGCGATCGAGCTCGAGGTTCCCGAACTCGACGGCGAGCCGTGGATGGAGGTCGACGACTTCTATGCCTCGAGTCCTCACGACCGCCACTACGTGGTCAACCGCACCCGCGGCGAAATTTTGTTCGGCGACGGGCGGCGTGGGCGGATCCCCCCGGCGACGGCCGACGCGGTGATCGCGCGCGAGTATCGCTACGGAGGCGGGGCGGTGGGCAACGTGGGCGCGCAGACGATCACGACGCTGTTCGACCACCCGCGCGGCATCTCCGGGGTGACCAACCATCGGCCCTCCGACGGTGGGCGCGATGAGGAGACCTTGGACGAGGCGAAGATGCGCGTGGCCCATACCATGCGCAACGGAGACCGGGCGGTGACGTTGTCCGATTTCGAGCAGTTGGCGCTGCAAGCGGGCTCGTTGGCCCGCGCGCATGCCTTCGCAGCGTTGACGCCAGGGCCCGATGGGCAGACCGCCGGCCGGCGCATCGAGGTGGTCATCGTGCCGATGGGCGACGGCGATCATCCCGAGCCGTCGCCGACCCTGCTCGAGGAGGTCACGCGTTATCTCGATGGGCGTCGCCTGGTGACCACCGAGCTGTGTGTGCGCGGGCCGACCTACGTGCCCGTCGACCTCGCCGTGGAGGTGCGCGCCCAGCCCACTGCCGACCTGGCTGCGATTCGCGAGGAGGTCGACCGACGGCTGCGCGCCTACCTGCACCCGCTCGACGGGGGCAGGGATGCCGGCGGCTGGCCGTTCGGCCGAGACGTCTACTACTCGGAGTTGTTGCGCGAAGTCATGCTCGTCGACGGCGTCGGCCATGTGGCCGACCTGGTGCTGACGCGGCTGGTCGAGGCGTACGACGAGGCGCCGACCCAGGCGCAGATGGATGCGGCGCGCGATGGCTTGCCCAGTCTGTCGAAGCCGGGGTGCGCGCCTCAAATCGACGTGCTCGACACGACCGAACTCGACGATCAGGGAGAGCCGACCTTGCGCTACTATGTCACCGCCAGCTGGCGCTGCTGTGACCTGCCAGTCGAGGCCGGCGCGCTTATCGACGTGCGCCAGATCGAGGTCGCGGTGCGCTATGTCTACGAGGAGGGGCGATGA